From a single Planctellipticum variicoloris genomic region:
- a CDS encoding LysM peptidoglycan-binding domain-containing protein, which produces MPRDQKVGLALGVLLVGAVAALFFRNEPPARSGAPQLRNGASLDAEIAEKDSSPYLPGAEGAGKVTRTAAKPVSDGPTLLGPETDSPTTGGARLEFSDEDPFANAAPPAIGPSGPAPEPIQLEFSPLIDGAGRPANSTPRKADAVARTHVVQKGDSLSSIAGKYLGSQSRFHEIFEANRDQLKDANDLRVGMQLVIPDGSSKSIPAAATPLVPTPDRSSAMESEPRPARPAAPEKAESAEERKKFVPYRRSPLNRSTSMVDPAAPAEQSGRRLSQLPPSDGDLVVPRY; this is translated from the coding sequence ATGCCTCGCGATCAGAAAGTCGGTCTCGCTCTCGGAGTCCTGCTGGTCGGCGCCGTCGCCGCCCTGTTCTTCCGAAACGAACCCCCGGCCCGCTCGGGAGCCCCGCAGCTCCGCAACGGCGCCTCACTCGACGCCGAAATCGCCGAAAAGGATTCCAGCCCCTACCTCCCGGGCGCGGAAGGCGCCGGCAAAGTCACCCGGACCGCCGCCAAGCCGGTCTCCGACGGCCCGACTCTGCTCGGTCCCGAAACCGATTCGCCGACGACCGGCGGAGCCCGGCTGGAGTTCTCGGACGAAGATCCGTTCGCCAATGCGGCGCCGCCGGCGATCGGCCCCTCGGGGCCCGCGCCGGAGCCGATTCAGCTCGAATTCTCCCCGCTGATCGATGGCGCCGGTCGGCCGGCGAATAGTACGCCCCGCAAGGCCGATGCCGTCGCCAGGACACACGTTGTGCAGAAAGGGGACTCCCTGTCGAGCATCGCCGGGAAGTACCTCGGCAGCCAGAGCCGCTTTCACGAAATCTTCGAAGCCAATCGGGACCAATTGAAGGACGCCAACGATCTGCGCGTCGGCATGCAACTCGTCATTCCCGACGGCTCCTCAAAATCGATTCCCGCCGCCGCTACGCCGCTCGTCCCGACGCCCGACCGGAGTTCCGCCATGGAATCGGAACCCAGACCCGCCCGCCCCGCAGCGCCGGAAAAAGCCGAATCCGCCGAGGAACGCAAGAAATTCGTCCCCTACAGGCGATCGCCGCTGAACCGGTCCACGTCGATGGTCGATCCCGCAGCCCCTGCCGAACAGTCCGGCCGCCGGCTGTCCCAGTTGCCGCCTTCGGATGGCGATCTGGTAGTCCCGCGTTATTAA
- a CDS encoding ExeA family protein: MYEAFFGLHRRPFGATPDASCFLSLPAIQGILDELVVCVEQGLGIAVVTAPAGAGKTLLCQKLLSELGPELVPVFVHHGNFDSRKALLQTILCTLDKPYQRPSNQELRLELAPVLKGLSRQGRSLVIICDEAHVLSESLLEELRILTDQSENGSPLVRLVLCGQPELDETLAAPSMRALNQRVRAHVHLELLTRAESREYIDHRITWGGGRTDEILSVEALELMVEAADGSPRCLNQLCDHTLLLSYVLEQKPVPVETVREALEDLQQLPLQWNVSMRHREAPGAAVNEDWESSGEFASAESGSNGMSAVEFGVGIADESAAALSESQNRDVSEAEISETGAVPAAWETSATGQEPPFAAAEELYGEERVVDRYAALDAGLNPEELFPAPVELEDTAELEEVRSEFHEPGDSVAELDSLLQDETERASLGSPGVGSLEHQLGSEVLGLYQDMQRTLDQRAVRLDRGLDDDDDEDSEHLTPQFFSIETDEPLPMSDGALPGSGEVERPYRNLFSRLRRKQFEEQ; the protein is encoded by the coding sequence ATGTATGAAGCGTTCTTCGGTCTGCACCGCCGTCCCTTCGGGGCGACTCCGGATGCCTCATGCTTTCTCTCGCTGCCGGCGATTCAGGGGATCCTGGATGAGCTGGTCGTCTGCGTGGAGCAGGGGCTGGGGATTGCGGTTGTGACGGCACCGGCCGGGGCCGGAAAGACGTTGCTGTGCCAGAAGCTGTTGAGCGAGCTGGGACCGGAGCTGGTCCCGGTCTTCGTGCATCACGGGAACTTCGACAGCCGGAAAGCGCTGCTGCAGACCATCCTCTGCACTTTGGACAAACCCTATCAGCGGCCTTCGAATCAGGAGTTGCGGCTGGAGCTCGCACCGGTTCTGAAGGGCTTGTCCCGGCAGGGGCGATCGCTGGTGATCATCTGCGACGAGGCGCACGTCCTGAGTGAATCGCTCCTTGAGGAGCTGCGGATCCTGACGGATCAGTCGGAAAACGGGTCGCCGCTGGTTCGGCTGGTGTTGTGCGGACAACCGGAGCTGGACGAGACGCTGGCCGCTCCATCGATGCGGGCGCTGAATCAGCGCGTCCGGGCGCATGTCCACCTGGAGCTGCTGACGCGGGCCGAGTCGCGCGAGTATATCGATCACCGAATCACCTGGGGCGGGGGACGGACCGACGAGATTCTGTCCGTCGAAGCGCTCGAACTGATGGTCGAAGCGGCCGATGGTTCGCCGCGGTGTCTGAATCAGCTTTGCGATCACACGTTGCTGCTGTCGTATGTGCTCGAACAGAAGCCGGTGCCGGTCGAGACGGTCCGCGAGGCGCTGGAGGATCTGCAGCAATTGCCGTTGCAGTGGAATGTCTCGATGCGCCACCGCGAAGCGCCGGGCGCCGCCGTCAACGAAGATTGGGAGTCTTCGGGAGAGTTCGCGTCGGCCGAGTCCGGTTCCAACGGCATGTCGGCGGTTGAATTCGGAGTCGGGATCGCCGACGAATCCGCGGCCGCCTTGTCGGAGAGCCAGAATCGCGACGTGTCGGAAGCTGAAATCAGCGAAACCGGAGCCGTGCCTGCAGCATGGGAGACCTCTGCGACGGGGCAGGAACCGCCATTCGCGGCTGCCGAGGAATTGTACGGGGAGGAACGGGTTGTCGACCGTTACGCGGCGCTCGATGCCGGGCTGAACCCGGAGGAACTGTTTCCGGCTCCGGTGGAGCTGGAGGACACCGCGGAATTGGAGGAAGTTCGGTCGGAATTCCACGAACCCGGGGACTCGGTTGCGGAGCTTGACAGCCTGCTGCAGGACGAGACAGAGCGCGCGTCCCTGGGCTCGCCCGGCGTCGGCAGTCTGGAGCACCAGTTGGGCTCCGAGGTTCTGGGTCTCTATCAGGATATGCAACGGACGCTCGATCAGCGTGCGGTGCGTCTGGACCGGGGGCTCGATGACGACGACGACGAGGATTCCGAGCACTTGACGCCGCAGTTCTTTTCGATTGAGACCGACGAACCCCTGCCGATGTCGGACGGTGCGCTGCCGGGGAGCGGGGAAGTCGAGCGGCCCTATCGGAATCTGTTCAGCCGGCTCCGGCGGAAGCAATTCGAGGAGCAGTAG
- a CDS encoding uroporphyrinogen-III synthase — MLMLRVCSFESRRGPEMQSLIVRLGGHATIAPSLREIPLDQNPAALDFAELLFSGGIDVVVFLTGVGARALLDVVELKFPREQFLAALQNCITVVRGPKPATILREWGVRIDHRVPEPNTWRELLQTLDAHVPLDNRRVAVQEYGQPNAQLYSALEERRAIVTPVPVYRWELPADIAPLQSAIRASIGGEFDVLMFTSAQQVRHVLQVAADLGVLTEWRTAASRMVLASIGPTCTETLAEEGLPADFEPTHPKMGSLVKEALEAAPAILAAKRA, encoded by the coding sequence ATGCTCATGCTTCGCGTCTGCAGTTTCGAAAGCCGCCGCGGCCCCGAGATGCAGTCGCTGATCGTGCGGCTCGGTGGCCACGCCACAATCGCCCCGTCGCTGCGCGAGATCCCGCTTGACCAGAATCCCGCAGCTCTCGACTTCGCCGAACTCTTGTTCTCGGGCGGGATCGACGTCGTCGTGTTCCTGACAGGCGTGGGTGCACGAGCCTTGCTGGACGTCGTCGAACTCAAGTTTCCGCGCGAGCAGTTTCTCGCCGCCCTGCAGAACTGCATCACCGTCGTCCGCGGACCAAAGCCCGCGACCATTTTGCGGGAATGGGGAGTTCGCATCGATCACCGCGTCCCGGAGCCCAACACGTGGCGAGAACTGCTGCAGACGCTGGACGCCCACGTCCCCCTGGACAACCGCCGCGTCGCCGTTCAGGAATACGGCCAGCCCAACGCTCAGCTCTATTCCGCCCTCGAGGAGCGGCGGGCGATCGTGACTCCCGTGCCAGTCTATCGCTGGGAGCTTCCGGCCGACATCGCCCCCTTGCAGTCGGCCATTCGCGCGTCGATCGGGGGAGAATTCGACGTCCTGATGTTCACCAGCGCTCAACAGGTCCGGCATGTGCTTCAAGTCGCCGCGGACCTGGGGGTTCTGACGGAGTGGCGGACGGCGGCCTCCCGGATGGTCCTGGCCTCAATTGGCCCGACCTGCACCGAAACACTCGCCGAGGAAGGGCTTCCGGCCGACTTTGAGCCGACCCACCCCAAAATGGGCAGCCTCGTCAAAGAGGCGCTCGAAGCCGCCCCCGCGATCCTTGCGGCAAAACGGGCTTAG
- a CDS encoding MBL fold metallo-hydrolase: MILLGTGTSHGVPIIGCHCPICLSGHPRNQRTRSGVAVRAPEGTFLIDTSPELRIQLLREKVEMVHAAIFTHSHADHIFGLDDLRLFGYRMTHAVPLYCEEIVERQIRAAFSYAFLPPNPELHMGALPKLELRRIGLEPFELLGLTIQPLRLLHGTLPVLGFRFGNVAFCTDVSEIPEETYPLLEGLDVLIVDALREKPHATHFGIPQALAVVERVRPRRTYLTHVSHHLDYEITNARLPEGVELAYDGLRIEY, from the coding sequence ATGATTCTGCTCGGCACGGGCACCAGCCACGGCGTGCCGATTATCGGGTGCCATTGTCCGATCTGCCTCTCCGGGCATCCGCGGAATCAGCGAACGCGGAGCGGCGTGGCCGTGCGGGCGCCGGAAGGAACATTCCTGATCGACACCTCTCCCGAGTTGCGAATTCAGTTGCTGCGGGAAAAGGTGGAAATGGTGCACGCCGCCATTTTCACCCATAGCCACGCCGACCATATTTTCGGACTCGATGATCTGCGGCTGTTCGGATATCGGATGACGCACGCCGTGCCGTTGTACTGCGAGGAAATCGTCGAACGGCAGATCCGGGCGGCGTTCTCATACGCATTCTTGCCCCCCAACCCGGAGCTGCACATGGGGGCGCTGCCGAAGCTGGAGTTGCGGCGGATCGGCCTGGAGCCGTTCGAGCTGCTGGGACTGACGATTCAACCGCTTCGGCTGCTGCACGGGACGCTGCCGGTGCTGGGATTCCGGTTCGGGAACGTCGCGTTCTGCACCGACGTCAGCGAAATCCCGGAAGAAACCTATCCGTTGCTGGAAGGGCTGGATGTGCTGATTGTCGATGCGCTGCGGGAAAAGCCGCACGCCACCCACTTTGGCATTCCGCAGGCGCTGGCCGTTGTCGAACGGGTGCGACCGCGGCGGACGTATCTGACGCACGTGTCGCATCATCTGGACTACGAAATCACCAACGCCCGGCTGCCGGAGGGAGTGGAACTGGCGTACGACGGGCTTCGAATTGAGTATTGA